The sequence GCATGGCAACAAACTATAAATTTAGGATTGTTTTGAATTTGGTGATTTGTGATAATAATAATGTCTAAAAGCCTCGTCAACTTAACTAATCAATTGGTGACTCAAGAGATTGAGAGAGTTTTAGAAACTTATCCTCACCATCCATATCAAGAAATTTTTGCAAATCCTGACTTTAGGCAAAATTTAATAGTCTATGTTTTGAATAGAATTCCTAATTATTATGTATCAGTTAGCCAAGAGGAGCAAGCATTAATATCTGGAGATTATCTCCATCAATATCTGGGATATCTATCTCAAATAGAAGCAATTATCCGCCAAGGAATTGAAGATATTTTGCGCGAAGAATCAGAAGCAATCAGATTACATATTCCCGAAATCACAAATCCAGCTTTAATGGCTTCAGATTGGTTTGGTTAGTTCCTGAACAATTGAATATGACAACATAGGGGCACAGCAGTAGTAGAACAAAAGCTAAATAAAAAATAGGATGATATGCCCCTAAAAATATCGTTAACTAAATTGTATCGGCATGTTAGATGTTGTAACTGAGCGTGCCGTATTTTTGTTTTCTGAATGACGAGTTTGCTTGTGGTCGAATGTTTCTAAATAATCTAGGTCATTAATTTTGTTTAAAACCTGAGATGGATTTTTTTGATGAGAATTATGAACCGTGGATGGGATATTTGTTGATGTCTGCCTATTAGTAGATAAAGAAGAAGCAGGAGTTTGGGTATTTTCTTTGATTAATCGGCTATAAGTCCGCTGGGGAATAAAATGGAGGGGATTGTAACCAACAAAACGTAAAATTAGGACACAAGCCCAAGAGTATCTACCATCAGCAATAGCTTCAATAATCTGATTCAATTGTTCTGGACTGATAGCTTTTTGGTAATTTTTTTGAGAAGAATTTATGTCGTAGTTCATAAGCAACCCTAATTTAATTTGCCTAACTAAAGGTTGACAAGAAGTCTGAACTTGAAAAAACTGGCGTTGCGCGTCCGGGTAACAGGAGCGCAAAACTTTTCAAGATAGAGATGCAGTTTGGTCTACATCCTTTCTTCGGTAAAAATAGCCGCACTAGCCTATAGTCAACTCCTACACTTCTACATAATTCGTAATTAGAGAAGTCAGATTTTTTAGAGGTTTATGACTAGAAATCTTTGGCTAGCTTTTAGAGAACTGGTATTAGTACAGCATCGCGTAATACTTGCTGGAGGTGAAAAGCAAGGTACATAATTCAGGTGGTCAGAATTGCCAAAAATACTATTTATTCCCGTGTCTCAATTTTCCAGTTTGAGTGGTGATTTCTAACTGCTATATCCATATATTCATCCGCAATTGGTTATGGGAAACCTATGGTATTGGATGACGCACTGGGAATGTACATAAATACAGAATACTCCGTCTTTGCCCACAGTTTAGCCAAGTTGGCATTTTTTTGAAAAAAGGATATGGGTAATGGGTAATTGGTAATGGGTAATGGGTAAACAAAAATAAAAATCTAGCCTTAAATAGTACATTAGTAGGGTGCGTTGTAGCGAAGCGTAACGCACCACCAATGAAGTTAAGACGGTGCGTTAACGAAGTAACGCACCCTACAAAAATAAACATCTATTGCAACATTTTAGCTGTGTCAGTCCAGTACTTTCGCGGGAGCGCACACCCTACGAAGCTAACCCCTGACACCAAAGCATGAAAGCTTAAAATTTAGGTAATAAACGGCGGAGGAATCTGATTAAGGGTGATTCAATTTTGAGTTTAAAGGCTAATATTTGGGTGCGCTGGAGGCGGTTAAAGTTGTTGTCACTAACCAGAATTAATGTCGGTTGTCCATCTGGTAATTTTGCACCTAAGGTTAAACCTTCGATGTTGTCGAGTGGCGCTGGTATGGTTCCTAAATCTAATAGCTTTTTTTTCTGTACGGGTTTGATTGTTTTGATGTCAACAGCTAAAAGGCTATTGATGTTGTGGATGTCGTCAGCATCAGCTAAGGAAATTTCAAATAGGGAAATTGCAAATCCTAAGCCTGTGAAAGCTCGTTCTATACTGAGAAAATTTCCTTGATTATCGAGGGCGATGAAATCTGGTAAGCCGCTGGCGTATTTGCCTGTAAGGTTGAAGAGGGGCGTAATTGGTTCTGTTGGGTAAAGATATTCTTTTTCTGGTTGGTTGGTGAGCAGGTTGTATTGTAGGATGCGGCAAGGGGTGCTGATTTTTGGTTGGGCTGCTTGACCATCTTGAATTAAAGCATTTTCGGTGGCGGTAAATAATTGCTTTTCGTCGGGTGTGATGGTGAGGCTTTCAAAAGCTAAGTTGTTGCGGATTCCTTGTTTACCGTTTTTGTCTGGAAGAAATTTGTCAGGGATCGGTAGTGTTGTAATTACTTGTCCGGAAGATATTGAGAATTCTTTGATAAACGGGTTAATTAATTGTGCAGCGTCGCCTTCGGAAGAGACAAATATTGTTTCTTTACTGGTGAAGGCGATACCTTCGGTGTCACTGGTTCCTGGGGAAAACTTTTTCCCGTTGTCGTTTAATAGAGTGGTGACACCCACAGGCACAACGTCGCTATCCTTGAGTGTACCTTTGCTGAGGTCAATTTTCAAAGTGTAGAATCGCGCTGGCGCTTTTTCACTGCGATCGTCGGAGATGGCATAATAAAGATTATTCTTGGCATCATAGGTAATGCCTGATAATCCTCCCAGTTGAGTTTTTTGGAAGGATAATCCTGTGGGGAAGGTGGCTTGTCCAATGAACTCTATGCTGCTGACGATCGCAGATGCAGATGCTAAATTACTAAAGAATAAAAATAGACTGGAAATAGCAATCGGAATAATAAAATAAATAATCCTCGGCCAAGTTAAGAGTTTCTTGATTAACTGCATAAATAGCGTTTAGTTGTGCAATTCACACAACACGATATCATGCACGTGGGAGTGTGGGGAGGTGGGGAGGTGGGGAGATGGGGAGTGTGGGGAGTGTGGGGAGTGTGGGGAGTGTGGGGAGTGTGGGGAGATGGGGAGATGGGGAGATGGGGAGATGGGGAGTGTGGGGAGATGGGGAGTGTGGGGAGATGGGGAGATGGGGAGATGGGGAGTGTGGGGAGATGGGGAGTGTGGGGAGATGAGAGAATAAAAAAAGAACTTATGCTGACGCTTGCTATCTTCTCCTTCCTCCCACACCTCCCACACCTCCCACACCTCCCACACCTCCCCCTCCTCCTTCCTCCCACACCTCCCACACTTCCCCCTATCCCCTATCCCCTAGCTCCTAACTCCCTAAATTCCACCAGCCAATTTTTAACACTATGGGTGGCGCGGCAATCGTCTTCGTTGTAGAGTTTGATGGTTTCTAATAAAGTGCGATCGCCTGTTTCTAACCACTGATCATACCAGTAAATACACTTGGCACCGCTGGCTTCGGGATTGCGCCATTCAAATCCTAACCACCGAGCGATCGCTTTGAGGGCGTAACTTTCGATGGGTAAAGCGACGGATTGGGTTAATTGTTCGTATATATCCACGAACCGATTTAATACCGGATTGACTGCAGTGTGGGGTGTGCGATACAAATTTGCTAACCTTTTGACTGTATCGAATTCGTAAACGCAGAAATGATAAATCGGCGCCTGGGGATATTTCCCCACTAAATCTAGAAATTGTTGCCAAATTAAGGCTTCTTGTTCTGGTTGTTCTGCGAGGAACGAATAAAATTTTTCGGTTTTGGTTTGCGTATCGACAACCAAGACGCCTAAAAGATAATCTAAGTTTAAATCTGGTTGGGCTTCGATATCAAAGTATATTTCGATGGGAGCGCTGAAGGTAACGCTTTCTGTGTGCAGTGGGTATGGTAATACGAACGGGCGCTTTTGCAGTGAAGATTGCGCTTGTATGATTAATTTGGGTGCAACTTCCCTGTCAAACCCGACAAGATTTTCTAAAACGCTGGGGTCAGTGTGGGCGAGAGCTTCTAAACTGGTAATCTCCAGAGCTTGCAGTTGAGTGTAGCGGATGGGTGTGATGCCTGGCAAGAGTGAGAGATGTTTTTGAGCTTGTGCGATCGCATAACATTGACTATACCAGTGACACAGGTTACATTTTTGGCGAGAAATAAACACCTCTGGTGCATCAGGCGTTTCTAAAGCTTGTATCATCTCTGCTAAAATCTGCTGCATCTGTGGCGTCCATTTCAGCAAATCCACAGCATAACCTGTATCTTTGCTACGCAATTTTAGCCAAGCTATTTTAGGTCTTACCCCTTGTACTATCCCTAAAACTTGGGTGTGAAAGGCTATGACTACTTGATATTCTTGCTTCGGGCGTTTACCCAGTTCGATATTTGCTGGTACATATACCCAATCCCCAAAGCGAGATTTTCCCGGCTGTTTAATCAGTAAATCAGGACGACTGAGGCAAGTATAATCTTTATCCTCAGCAAATTCTGAGATGCTTTCACTCAAATCATGATAATTTGCTAACAGTACACCTTGATGAATATACTCAACTCCACGCTGCATCAATTCCAAAGTTGCAGCTTGACCTGCTCCCCAATTGCCTTTGGGATATTCTGGACGGCTATATGTAAACTTAGCCAAAACACCTAATTGGTAAGCGATTTTGTCTTGTTGCAGTTTGACTAACAATTCACTTGGCGCATCACGCTGACTCCTGTCACCGTGGATATCTAAAAATGGTCTACGCTTACAGCGCTGGTATTGCAGTAGAAGTTCAGCATTAATTAACATCCCTTTAAGTTAACAAGAATTACCCTCTTGTGGAAGATGAAGCAAGAGTAAATTTGTGCAATTGCTAAATTCTGCTATGGATTTGGGTGTAGAGACGTAAAATTTTACGTCTCCACAACGATTCTCATACCTAAATATGGACGTAAAGGTTAGGTATGACTTGACTTCCTCAATTATTTGGTAAAGGTTTATTCGCTGATGGTTCAGTTGAGGGCGCAACAGGTGTAGGTTTGTTTTGTGAATTTTGGAACCGTTGTTGCTGAATTTGTTTATAAGCTTCTGCGGCTTCGTCTAGTTTTTGGTTTTGTTGGTTAGCATCCCAGTTGATGTTACCAAAATTTGCCCGATGAATCAGGTCAAACATGTTAAAGTCTGAGCTATTCGGAGAATATGGATTGTTATTATCCTTTTCTGAATTGGTGCTGGGGAAGGGACTAGCAGCGCCGTAGTCAGCTAAACTGGGTTGAGCTAAGAGCAATGGAGCAAAGCTAATGCCGACAATCATGGCGATTGTCAGCTTAGTCAGAGGTAGAAACGGGTTTTTCATGTTTTTGACCCTAAAATTGTCGTGATTAAATCATGCTTATATCTTATGCAAGAGTGCGTCTGAGTTGCGGTTGAATGCTTAACAAGGCGACGAAGGCAAAACCCAGTAAGATTAATATTGCTCCCCCAAAGGTAACACTGCCCCAAGGCGCCTGCATGACTACACTTCCTAATCCCCAATTGTTGTGGAGATAGAGATAGCGGATTGGTTCAATGGCGTAGCTGAGGGGATTGAGGGTGGCGATAATTTGTAGCCATTTAGGCATGAAAGATAAGGGTGCTAGGGCGGTGCTGGCGAATAATAATGGTAAGTTAACTACAAAAATTACTGCAATTAGTTCAATATGTCCGGGTAGAGCGAAAGCCAAACCCAGAGAAATCGCTGTCACACCCAAAGCTAGCAAGAAGACAATCAGGGCGATCGCGCTTAAACCTGCTGCATCCGGTAGTCCTGCTCCTAAGAAAGCTGCAGCAACGACAATCACCGCAGCCTGCAACAAACTTTGACTAATAATAAAGATTGCCGAAGCAAAAACAATGGAAAACCGAGATGCTAGAGGCGCCACCAGCAACCGATTTAAAAAGCCGAACTCTCGATCAAACATGACGGGTAAACCAGCATTTAGTGCCCCAGCAAAAGCTGTAAAAACAATCACACCAGCACTAAGAAATTGCCCGTAATTTGTCGTATCTCCAAACATGCCTTTAGGGGCGTTTTGGAACAACGCACCAAATAGCACCAACCACATCACTGGTTGAATAATCCCTGCTACCAAGCTGGAGGGGCGGCGTTGCAATTGAATAAACAAGCGCCGAGTGAGAGCTAATGTCTCTTGTACTAAGTCACCGAAAAAATTATTATTAGTATCTATGGATACTTGCGGTGATGTTGCTGGTTGCCAATTTAGATCAGATTTTGGGGTAACGCTCATAGTAATTTGGGAATGGGGAGGTGGGGAGTGTGGGGAGATGGGGAGGTGGGGAGGTGGG is a genomic window of Fortiea contorta PCC 7126 containing:
- a CDS encoding late competence development ComFB family protein; translation: MSKSLVNLTNQLVTQEIERVLETYPHHPYQEIFANPDFRQNLIVYVLNRIPNYYVSVSQEEQALISGDYLHQYLGYLSQIEAIIRQGIEDILREESEAIRLHIPEITNPALMASDWFG
- a CDS encoding HetP family heterocyst commitment protein, whose product is MNYDINSSQKNYQKAISPEQLNQIIEAIADGRYSWACVLILRFVGYNPLHFIPQRTYSRLIKENTQTPASSLSTNRQTSTNIPSTVHNSHQKNPSQVLNKINDLDYLETFDHKQTRHSENKNTARSVTTSNMPIQFS
- a CDS encoding esterase-like activity of phytase family protein, whose translation is MQLIKKLLTWPRIIYFIIPIAISSLFLFFSNLASASAIVSSIEFIGQATFPTGLSFQKTQLGGLSGITYDAKNNLYYAISDDRSEKAPARFYTLKIDLSKGTLKDSDVVPVGVTTLLNDNGKKFSPGTSDTEGIAFTSKETIFVSSEGDAAQLINPFIKEFSISSGQVITTLPIPDKFLPDKNGKQGIRNNLAFESLTITPDEKQLFTATENALIQDGQAAQPKISTPCRILQYNLLTNQPEKEYLYPTEPITPLFNLTGKYASGLPDFIALDNQGNFLSIERAFTGLGFAISLFEISLADADDIHNINSLLAVDIKTIKPVQKKKLLDLGTIPAPLDNIEGLTLGAKLPDGQPTLILVSDNNFNRLQRTQILAFKLKIESPLIRFLRRLLPKF
- a CDS encoding TM0106 family RecB-like putative nuclease gives rise to the protein MLINAELLLQYQRCKRRPFLDIHGDRSQRDAPSELLVKLQQDKIAYQLGVLAKFTYSRPEYPKGNWGAGQAATLELMQRGVEYIHQGVLLANYHDLSESISEFAEDKDYTCLSRPDLLIKQPGKSRFGDWVYVPANIELGKRPKQEYQVVIAFHTQVLGIVQGVRPKIAWLKLRSKDTGYAVDLLKWTPQMQQILAEMIQALETPDAPEVFISRQKCNLCHWYSQCYAIAQAQKHLSLLPGITPIRYTQLQALEITSLEALAHTDPSVLENLVGFDREVAPKLIIQAQSSLQKRPFVLPYPLHTESVTFSAPIEIYFDIEAQPDLNLDYLLGVLVVDTQTKTEKFYSFLAEQPEQEALIWQQFLDLVGKYPQAPIYHFCVYEFDTVKRLANLYRTPHTAVNPVLNRFVDIYEQLTQSVALPIESYALKAIARWLGFEWRNPEASGAKCIYWYDQWLETGDRTLLETIKLYNEDDCRATHSVKNWLVEFRELGARG
- a CDS encoding ABC transporter permease — its product is MSVTPKSDLNWQPATSPQVSIDTNNNFFGDLVQETLALTRRLFIQLQRRPSSLVAGIIQPVMWLVLFGALFQNAPKGMFGDTTNYGQFLSAGVIVFTAFAGALNAGLPVMFDREFGFLNRLLVAPLASRFSIVFASAIFIISQSLLQAAVIVVAAAFLGAGLPDAAGLSAIALIVFLLALGVTAISLGLAFALPGHIELIAVIFVVNLPLLFASTALAPLSFMPKWLQIIATLNPLSYAIEPIRYLYLHNNWGLGSVVMQAPWGSVTFGGAILILLGFAFVALLSIQPQLRRTLA